Proteins from one Prevotella sp. E2-28 genomic window:
- a CDS encoding LTA synthase family protein, producing MVNRIEARHFSLSLHLVGPNVSSFRRGNIRTLAYEAALDLKQFRQLTEEQKRLIKKEINLTKKNISSESIETKNIIFIIVESYMSFVSDMRINDKEVTPFLNSLKTDSSVYYNGKMNSNVTIGESSDGQFIYMTGLLPLRSVVTISKARKATLPALPKLLNKKSLMIIPTVEDMWRQDEMCRQYGFCTLFTSKDYHDGYHSILTDKQLIELAIQKNSIIELPTFSVILTMSMHQPYYKQIDSTFHINNEIKNRKDLTCYLNACHYTDLQLKQYFDFLKKNGLYDTSLIIIAADHPVLCTDFGGVDKHIPLYIINAKGIPQNIWKGECNQIDVFPTILDMLGIESDWYGLGCSLLSPNYTNSIPSRKWDISEWIIMGDYFKQ from the coding sequence TTGGTTAATAGAATAGAAGCGCGACATTTTTCTTTAAGCCTTCACCTTGTCGGTCCCAACGTTTCATCGTTTAGAAGAGGTAATATTAGGACACTTGCTTATGAGGCCGCATTAGACCTCAAGCAATTCCGCCAACTCACAGAAGAGCAAAAAAGACTTATAAAAAAAGAAATAAATCTTACGAAAAAAAACATTAGTTCAGAATCAATTGAAACGAAAAACATTATTTTTATCATCGTAGAATCATATATGTCCTTCGTTTCAGATATGAGAATTAACGACAAAGAAGTCACTCCATTTCTAAATTCATTAAAAACAGACTCTTCCGTATACTATAATGGAAAAATGAATTCAAACGTTACCATTGGGGAATCATCTGATGGTCAATTCATATATATGACAGGACTTCTACCTTTGCGTTCTGTCGTTACTATTTCTAAAGCACGAAAAGCCACACTACCCGCTTTACCCAAATTGCTTAACAAAAAGTCCTTGATGATTATTCCTACAGTTGAAGACATGTGGAGGCAAGACGAGATGTGCAGACAATATGGTTTTTGCACACTCTTTACAAGTAAAGATTATCATGACGGATACCACTCCATTCTTACCGACAAACAATTAATTGAACTTGCCATACAAAAAAACAGTATAATAGAGCTACCTACATTCTCTGTTATTTTAACAATGTCAATGCATCAGCCATACTATAAACAAATCGATTCAACTTTTCATATTAACAATGAAATAAAAAATAGAAAAGATCTCACTTGCTATCTCAACGCCTGTCATTATACAGACTTGCAACTAAAACAATATTTTGATTTTCTAAAAAAAAATGGTCTATACGATACCAGTCTAATTATTATAGCTGCTGACCATCCCGTACTTTGCACCGATTTCGGAGGTGTTGACAAGCATATTCCTTTGTATATCATAAATGCAAAAGGAATACCACAAAACATCTGGAAAGGCGAATGTAACCAAATAGATGTATTCCCGACAATACTCGATATGCTTGGGATAGAATCTGATTGGTACGGATTAGGGTGTTCGCTACTATCCCCAAACTACACCAACTCCATTCCCTCTCGCAAATGGGACATTTCAGAATGGATAATCATGGGTGACTACTTCAAACAATAA
- a CDS encoding glycosyltransferase family 1 protein, with protein sequence MKILFLVYHGFSNVSGISKKIHYQVKGLKENGHEVHLCSYGFSENGHRCRFIDEDVLADYGTGWKAGLRQRTEYTSLFHYCQQKGIEFVYARCFQNANPWLIQFFRRLRQVGIHAVTEIPTYPYDQEFDGFEWKMRMGLKIDQLFRHRLYRYMDALVTFSDADVIFGQRTIRISNGVDFDSIPLHQPSVPPQPSELHLIGVAEVHEWHGFDRVIAGIGEYNKMMRQGNTDASIPVYFHIVGDVHPHLMNTAFKPLMDKYGLQKQIIFHGALFGDELTNVFNNCQFAIGSLGRHRSGITAIKTLKNREYATRGIPFIYSEQDSDFDQRPYVLKAPADESPVNVQQIIDFVASNRLTPAEIRSTVEHLSWKIQMQTVLSEIKFDV encoded by the coding sequence ATGAAGATACTGTTTCTTGTATATCATGGCTTTAGCAATGTCAGCGGTATTTCGAAAAAAATACACTATCAGGTAAAAGGCCTAAAGGAGAATGGGCATGAGGTGCATTTGTGCTCTTATGGCTTCTCTGAAAACGGACATCGTTGCCGCTTCATTGATGAGGATGTCCTGGCTGATTACGGGACAGGCTGGAAGGCTGGATTACGTCAGCGTACAGAATACACTTCGCTCTTCCACTATTGTCAGCAGAAGGGTATAGAATTTGTTTATGCCCGTTGCTTCCAGAATGCGAACCCATGGCTGATACAGTTTTTCCGCCGCCTTCGTCAGGTTGGTATTCATGCCGTCACGGAAATTCCTACTTATCCTTATGATCAGGAATTTGACGGCTTTGAATGGAAAATGCGAATGGGACTGAAAATAGATCAGCTGTTCCGTCATCGTCTTTATCGATACATGGATGCCCTTGTTACTTTCAGCGATGCAGACGTGATTTTCGGACAGCGTACTATCCGTATCAGTAACGGTGTAGATTTTGACAGCATTCCGCTTCATCAGCCGTCTGTACCCCCCCAGCCATCGGAACTTCATCTTATTGGTGTGGCTGAGGTGCATGAGTGGCACGGTTTTGACCGTGTTATTGCAGGTATTGGTGAATATAATAAAATGATGAGGCAAGGAAATACGGATGCTTCTATTCCCGTATATTTCCATATTGTAGGCGATGTTCATCCGCATCTCATGAATACAGCCTTCAAGCCCTTGATGGACAAATATGGATTGCAGAAACAAATAATTTTTCACGGTGCGCTTTTTGGCGATGAACTTACAAATGTGTTCAATAATTGCCAGTTCGCCATTGGCTCTTTAGGCCGTCATCGCAGTGGCATCACAGCTATTAAGACATTGAAAAACCGCGAGTATGCTACTCGTGGCATACCCTTTATTTATAGTGAGCAGGACAGCGATTTTGATCAACGGCCTTACGTCTTGAAAGCCCCTGCCGACGAGTCGCCAGTTAATGTTCAGCAGATTATTGACTTCGTTGCCTCCAACCGTCTTACTCCTGCTGAAATACGCAGCACCGTGGAGCACCTGTCATGGAAGATTCAAATGCAGACTGTGCTTAGTGAAATTAAGTTTGACGTATGA
- a CDS encoding polyprenol monophosphomannose synthase: MNTSDCIVIIPTYNEKENIEKIIRAVFGLEKRFHILIIDDGSPDGTANIVKGLMADEFSDRLFIVERSGKLGLGTAYISGFKWALEHKYEYVFEMDADFSHDPNDLPRLYAACHDEGYDVAIGSRYISGVNVVNWPMGRVLMSYFASKYVKIVTGFPIHDTTAGFKCYKRRVLETIELDKVRFKGYGFQIEMKFTAWRIGFKIKEVPVIFVNRKEGTSKMSGGIFGEAFFGVMRLRWDGWTRKYPALPKTK; this comes from the coding sequence ATGAATACAAGCGACTGTATTGTCATTATTCCTACTTATAATGAGAAGGAAAATATTGAGAAGATTATCCGGGCCGTTTTTGGTTTGGAAAAGCGTTTTCATATACTGATTATTGACGACGGTTCTCCCGATGGGACTGCCAACATCGTTAAAGGTCTGATGGCCGATGAGTTCAGTGACCGTTTGTTTATTGTTGAGCGTTCTGGCAAACTGGGGTTAGGCACAGCCTATATTTCCGGTTTCAAATGGGCACTGGAGCATAAATACGAATATGTGTTTGAGATGGATGCAGACTTCAGCCATGATCCCAACGACCTTCCCCGCCTTTATGCAGCCTGTCATGATGAAGGTTATGACGTGGCTATCGGCTCACGCTATATCAGCGGCGTGAATGTGGTAAACTGGCCAATGGGACGTGTACTGATGAGCTACTTTGCTTCAAAATACGTGAAAATCGTAACCGGTTTCCCCATTCACGACACCACAGCTGGATTCAAATGCTACAAGCGTCGCGTGTTGGAAACAATAGAGCTCGACAAAGTACGCTTTAAGGGATATGGCTTCCAGATTGAGATGAAGTTTACGGCTTGGCGCATAGGCTTCAAGATCAAAGAGGTACCCGTTATCTTCGTCAACCGCAAAGAGGGCACCAGCAAGATGTCTGGCGGAATCTTTGGAGAGGCCTTCTTTGGCGTAATGCGACTGCGCTGGGACGGTTGGACACGAAAGTATCCCGCATTGCCAAAGACAAAATAA
- a CDS encoding 1-acyl-sn-glycerol-3-phosphate acyltransferase, with protein sequence MKYLYYIYQLLIALPLALIATLSIVPAIIVGCAIGNGHFWGYYPAHIWARIILWLLLIPVKVEGRENLDKKESYVFVANHQGAFDIFLIYGYLNRNFKWMMKHQLRQIPLIGYACEKSHQIFVDKRGPKKIKATYDKARETLKGGTSVTVFPEGSRSFTGHMGEFKRGAFALADELQLPVVPLTINGSFNIMPRMRDMKFVRWHRLSLTIHQPIYPVGQGSENVEATKNQAYDSVMSALVPEYQGFVENPDQ encoded by the coding sequence ATGAAATACCTTTACTATATTTATCAACTGCTTATAGCGTTACCTTTAGCCCTTATTGCCACACTTTCAATTGTACCCGCTATTATTGTCGGGTGTGCCATTGGCAACGGTCATTTCTGGGGATATTATCCTGCTCATATATGGGCACGAATCATCCTGTGGCTCCTCTTGATTCCTGTAAAGGTTGAAGGCCGCGAGAACTTGGATAAAAAAGAGTCGTATGTCTTTGTGGCCAACCATCAGGGCGCATTCGATATTTTCCTAATCTACGGCTATTTGAACCGTAATTTTAAGTGGATGATGAAACATCAGTTGCGTCAGATACCATTGATTGGCTATGCATGTGAGAAATCACACCAGATATTTGTTGACAAGCGTGGCCCCAAGAAAATCAAGGCTACTTACGATAAAGCCCGTGAGACGCTGAAAGGTGGTACCAGCGTGACAGTGTTCCCTGAAGGGTCTCGTTCGTTTACTGGACATATGGGCGAATTTAAGCGTGGGGCTTTTGCTTTGGCAGATGAATTGCAATTGCCAGTGGTCCCCCTTACTATCAACGGTTCTTTCAATATCATGCCCCGTATGCGTGATATGAAGTTTGTGCGTTGGCATCGCCTGTCGCTCACCATTCATCAGCCTATCTATCCTGTGGGACAGGGTTCAGAGAATGTGGAGGCAACAAAAAATCAGGCCTATGACAGCGTGATGTCTGCCTTAGTGCCTGAATATCAAGGTTTCGTGGAAAATCCCGATCAGTAA
- a CDS encoding metallophosphoesterase, with protein MNTEHITLLQPDTYIYIGWGILLLLSMIAGVICYYSKRRWQKWTSVIPLCLLWPVFIYGAYIGVNQFEVKHVELTFEDLPEAFDGYTIVQFSDVHTGTFTGFRRDLLVKAVDSINAQNADLVVFTGDLQNKVPSEIEPFRELLSSIKAKDRVCSVLGNHDYDIYDDGDDLERYMNIGTRQGIDEELGWTLLGNNRIFVRRGNQHIVVAGMQNDGDGERFPQKGDLSSTLYRVSRQDFVVLLEHDPSSWRRKILPHCHAQLTLSGHTHGGQISLFGWSMANLKYKENSGLYNIDNRYLYVSNGLSGVLPFRIGVPAEITVITLHKKK; from the coding sequence ATGAACACAGAACATATCACATTACTCCAACCTGACACCTATATCTATATAGGGTGGGGCATTCTGCTCCTTCTTTCGATGATAGCTGGGGTGATATGCTATTATTCAAAGCGTCGTTGGCAGAAATGGACATCGGTAATACCCTTATGTTTGCTTTGGCCAGTATTTATTTATGGTGCTTATATTGGTGTCAATCAGTTTGAGGTGAAACACGTGGAACTGACGTTTGAAGACCTGCCAGAGGCATTTGATGGTTATACCATCGTGCAATTTAGCGATGTTCATACAGGTACATTCACTGGTTTTCGCCGTGATTTGCTGGTAAAGGCCGTAGATAGTATTAATGCACAGAATGCTGATTTGGTAGTCTTTACGGGGGATTTGCAGAACAAGGTGCCCAGTGAGATAGAGCCTTTCAGAGAACTGCTTTCCAGTATCAAGGCAAAGGATAGAGTTTGCTCTGTGTTAGGTAATCATGACTATGATATTTATGATGATGGTGATGATTTGGAGCGTTATATGAATATTGGTACCCGTCAGGGAATAGATGAAGAGCTGGGGTGGACCTTGCTTGGTAATAATCGAATTTTTGTGCGTCGTGGTAATCAGCATATCGTTGTTGCAGGTATGCAAAATGATGGTGATGGCGAGAGATTTCCACAAAAAGGAGACCTTTCTTCGACTCTTTATCGTGTCAGCCGTCAGGATTTCGTAGTGCTCTTAGAGCATGATCCCTCATCTTGGCGTCGTAAGATTCTGCCTCATTGTCATGCTCAGTTGACGCTGAGCGGTCACACGCATGGTGGTCAGATATCGCTGTTTGGCTGGTCGATGGCTAACTTGAAATACAAGGAGAATAGTGGACTGTATAACATAGATAACCGATATCTGTATGTTTCCAATGGACTGAGTGGCGTCTTGCCTTTCCGTATTGGCGTACCTGCAGAGATAACGGTGATTACCCTGCATAAGAAGAAATGA
- a CDS encoding vitamin B12 dependent-methionine synthase activation domain-containing protein — MKLIYDIRDLVPYINWVYFYFAWQVKDKASQLRMKTEAEAFLKEQDGRYKAYALFDIVDAYAEDDDIVIDGTGARLPMLRQQQTDSEFLCLADFLTSNPSPLTSHSSPQTTNKIGLFATSVDKGMETDFDHDPYQKMMAQLLADRLAEAAAERMHEEVRKHYWGYAPDESLSIHEMHQEHFQGIRPAVGYPSLPDASLNFLLDKLLDMKQIGITLTENGAMRPHASVSGLMMAHPKAHYFSIGKIGDDQLADYARRRQMPVELIRKFLSANI, encoded by the coding sequence ATGAAACTAATATACGATATCAGAGACCTTGTGCCCTATATCAACTGGGTTTACTTCTATTTCGCCTGGCAAGTGAAAGATAAAGCTAGTCAGCTGCGAATGAAAACTGAGGCAGAGGCTTTCCTGAAGGAACAAGATGGGAGATATAAGGCCTATGCCCTTTTTGATATTGTTGATGCGTACGCGGAGGATGATGATATCGTTATAGACGGCACAGGAGCACGACTGCCCATGCTTCGTCAGCAACAGACGGATAGCGAGTTCCTATGTCTCGCAGATTTTCTGACCTCTAACCCCTCACCTCTCACCTCTCACTCCTCACCCCAAACCACTAATAAGATAGGCCTGTTTGCTACGTCTGTAGATAAAGGTATGGAGACGGATTTTGACCATGATCCGTATCAGAAGATGATGGCTCAGTTGTTAGCCGACCGACTGGCTGAGGCTGCAGCAGAGCGGATGCATGAGGAGGTGAGAAAACACTACTGGGGCTATGCACCAGATGAGAGTCTGAGTATTCACGAGATGCATCAAGAGCATTTTCAGGGAATACGCCCTGCTGTGGGTTATCCTTCGTTGCCTGATGCCAGTTTGAATTTCCTTCTTGATAAGCTTCTAGACATGAAGCAGATTGGCATAACTCTGACAGAAAACGGCGCGATGCGTCCACATGCCAGTGTCTCAGGACTGATGATGGCTCATCCTAAAGCGCATTATTTCTCAATAGGGAAAATTGGTGACGACCAATTGGCTGACTATGCACGTCGTCGCCAGATGCCTGTGGAACTCATACGTAAATTTCTTTCCGCAAATATATGA
- a CDS encoding dihydroorotase has translation MRTLIKGAHIVNEGRCFEGSIIINDEIIEEVVKGNEVLPDTSFDSIIDAKGCYVLPGVIDTHVHFREPGMTEKADIESESRAAAAGGVTSYFEMPNTVPQTTTLEALEDKFQRASQCSHVNYTFFIGATNDNTAIFSQLDIHRVPGIKLFMGSSTGNMLVDRDEALERIFKTAPLPIMAHCEDTTIINRNMEEAKKAWGEDPQVSLHPLIRSEEACVASTTKAVALAKKYKAKLHVAHVSTAEELEMIGGNVTAEATVGHLYFTMLDHERLGARIKVNPAIKSPVDQFMLRESLNDGRIMTIATDHAPHLLSQKQGGCAKAASGMPMVQFSLPTMLELVDQKVLTIERMVQLMAHNPASLFEVKGRGFIRKGYQADLVMVRPHTPWTVTTDVIESKCKWSPMEGHTFQWRVEKTFCNGHAVYANGVVDQQYIGQPLKFR, from the coding sequence ATGAGAACGCTAATTAAAGGGGCTCATATCGTCAACGAAGGTCGTTGCTTCGAAGGTTCCATCATTATCAATGACGAAATAATAGAAGAGGTTGTCAAAGGAAACGAAGTCTTACCTGATACTTCTTTTGATTCAATTATCGATGCCAAGGGATGTTATGTCCTGCCGGGAGTCATAGACACGCACGTGCATTTCCGCGAGCCAGGTATGACAGAAAAGGCCGACATAGAGAGTGAGAGTAGGGCAGCGGCAGCAGGAGGTGTGACCTCTTATTTCGAAATGCCGAATACGGTGCCTCAGACAACCACACTTGAGGCTCTGGAGGATAAATTCCAGCGCGCTTCACAGTGTAGTCATGTGAACTATACCTTCTTTATTGGCGCAACGAATGATAATACTGCTATTTTCAGTCAGTTGGATATTCATCGTGTGCCAGGCATCAAACTCTTTATGGGTAGCAGCACGGGAAATATGTTGGTTGACCGTGATGAGGCTCTGGAACGTATATTCAAGACGGCGCCACTGCCTATCATGGCGCATTGCGAGGATACAACTATTATTAATAGGAATATGGAGGAGGCTAAGAAAGCCTGGGGCGAGGATCCGCAGGTCAGTCTTCATCCGCTGATTCGTAGTGAGGAAGCATGTGTGGCATCTACCACAAAGGCAGTAGCACTGGCTAAGAAATATAAAGCAAAATTACATGTTGCCCATGTATCAACAGCTGAAGAGCTGGAGATGATAGGAGGAAATGTTACTGCTGAGGCTACCGTTGGTCATCTTTATTTTACAATGCTTGATCATGAACGACTGGGGGCTCGTATTAAGGTTAACCCAGCCATTAAGAGTCCTGTTGATCAGTTTATGCTGCGTGAGTCGCTCAACGATGGACGTATCATGACTATTGCTACGGATCACGCCCCTCATCTGCTGTCGCAAAAGCAGGGCGGCTGTGCAAAAGCGGCGAGTGGTATGCCGATGGTGCAGTTCTCCTTGCCCACAATGCTTGAGCTGGTAGATCAGAAAGTGCTTACCATTGAGCGTATGGTGCAACTCATGGCTCATAATCCTGCCTCGCTGTTTGAAGTCAAAGGTCGTGGCTTTATACGAAAAGGGTATCAGGCAGACCTTGTGATGGTGCGTCCTCATACGCCATGGACGGTGACGACGGATGTGATAGAAAGCAAATGCAAATGGAGTCCAATGGAGGGACATACGTTTCAATGGCGTGTGGAAAAGACCTTCTGTAACGGCCATGCTGTTTATGCAAATGGAGTCGTAGATCAACAATACATTGGTCAGCCGCTTAAGTTCCGATGA
- a CDS encoding DUF4369 domain-containing protein, with protein sequence MKNFLYIFLSVALMASCSDSYVIQGTSSVSRLDGSKLYLKVFKDKELTTLDSCEVVHGKFRFSGALDTVQVASLFMDNQSLMPLVVEKGDISVTIDNGQQKVSGSPLNDVLYDFLDKHTRLQNQLVELDHRYSQMLLDGIEEMQIEQTLSAEAAVIAQQEDSLVSDFVVENFDNVLAPFIFVQMASSVPQVEHIMSKAPDAFKNNPMVNEFYKSVTDGDITDKSNTRDSVVPSDNIDDATIQDILNGHENAN encoded by the coding sequence ATGAAGAACTTTTTATATATTTTCCTTTCAGTAGCTTTGATGGCTTCATGTTCAGATTCTTATGTTATACAGGGTACGTCATCTGTATCTAGACTGGATGGAAGTAAGCTTTATCTGAAAGTATTTAAGGACAAGGAATTGACAACGCTTGATTCCTGTGAGGTGGTGCATGGTAAGTTCCGCTTCTCAGGTGCATTGGATACGGTCCAAGTGGCATCGCTTTTCATGGATAATCAGAGCTTGATGCCATTGGTTGTTGAAAAGGGAGATATCAGCGTGACCATTGATAACGGACAGCAGAAGGTGAGTGGCTCGCCGCTGAACGATGTGCTTTATGACTTTTTGGATAAACACACGCGTTTGCAGAACCAGTTGGTAGAACTGGATCATCGCTATAGTCAGATGCTGCTGGACGGTATCGAAGAGATGCAGATAGAACAGACGCTCTCGGCCGAGGCAGCTGTCATTGCTCAGCAGGAAGATAGTCTGGTGTCTGATTTCGTAGTTGAGAACTTTGATAACGTGCTGGCTCCTTTTATCTTCGTGCAGATGGCTTCTTCTGTACCACAGGTGGAACATATTATGAGTAAGGCTCCTGATGCGTTTAAGAATAATCCGATGGTCAACGAGTTCTATAAGTCTGTAACGGATGGCGACATTACTGATAAATCAAATACGCGTGACTCTGTAGTCCCTTCTGATAATATTGATGACGCTACGATTCAAGATATCCTGAATGGTCATGAGAACGCTAATTAA
- a CDS encoding septum formation initiator family protein, producing the protein MKKIKDMIKAFFAVSYVKYALVFVVGVVVIGFVGSNSIWGHFRNKMRISELKEEIEHYEGEYRRDQTQIHQLQSNTKAMEKVARERFFMKTDDEDIFVLSDDQREYKEKIAKDETTE; encoded by the coding sequence ATGAAGAAAATTAAAGACATGATCAAAGCCTTCTTCGCAGTATCGTATGTGAAATATGCGCTTGTCTTCGTCGTTGGTGTTGTCGTCATCGGATTTGTAGGCTCTAATAGTATCTGGGGGCATTTCCGTAACAAGATGAGAATCAGTGAACTGAAAGAGGAAATAGAGCATTATGAAGGTGAATACCGTCGTGACCAGACCCAAATCCATCAGCTGCAAAGCAATACGAAGGCGATGGAGAAGGTGGCTCGTGAGCGCTTCTTTATGAAGACCGATGACGAGGACATCTTTGTGCTGAGCGATGATCAGCGCGAATATAAAGAAAAGATTGCAAAGGATGAAACAACTGAATAA
- a CDS encoding DNA polymerase III subunit gamma/tau, with amino-acid sequence MEYIVSARKYRPMSFDTVVGQLALTTTLKNAVKSGKLAHAYLFCGPRGVGKTTCARIFAKAINCQNPTAEGEACNECESCKSFNEQRSLNIFELDAASNNSVEHIKTLMEQTRIPPQVGKYKVFIIDEVHMLSTAAFNAFLKTLEEPPAHVIFILATTEKHKILPTILSRCQIYDFERMTVQNTIDHLKHVAEKEGIAYEDEALAVIAEKADGGMRDALSIFDQAASFCQGNITYQKVIEDLNVLDSDNYFRIVDLAIQNKVSDIMVLLNSVINNGFDGGLLIQGLAKHVRNVLMAKDPQTLPLLEVSEKAKQRYTEQAQRADTRFLYGALRLMNQCDINYRQSSNKRLLVELTLIEIAQLTQPDEGPSNGLRPRKLKSLFKQLIQQAQPKQKTAPQVAAAAPVIQKEADSTSTKTPSATGMTGAPEQPQKASQRPAIKASSLGITWKNLRGAGKPQKMQILPDAANVQNDEHEEFTQDELELQWMSMCNRMPQKFSGIATRMKNMNPVILQMPDVEVVVPNQIAKDEMEQIKGSILKTLKIYLHNSEITLSLRVAEQEEREVILSRREQFELMSSQNSAIERLRKAFDLELA; translated from the coding sequence ATGGAGTATATTGTTTCGGCAAGAAAATATAGGCCGATGTCGTTCGACACGGTGGTGGGGCAGTTGGCTCTGACCACGACGCTGAAGAATGCGGTGAAGAGCGGCAAGCTGGCTCATGCCTATCTGTTTTGCGGTCCGCGAGGCGTGGGAAAGACGACCTGCGCGCGCATCTTTGCAAAGGCCATCAACTGCCAGAATCCTACGGCTGAGGGCGAGGCATGTAACGAGTGCGAGAGCTGTAAGAGCTTCAACGAACAGCGCTCGCTCAATATCTTTGAACTCGATGCCGCCTCGAACAACTCGGTGGAGCACATCAAGACGCTGATGGAGCAGACGCGCATCCCGCCGCAGGTAGGAAAATACAAGGTGTTTATCATTGACGAGGTGCACATGCTGTCAACGGCCGCCTTCAATGCGTTCCTGAAAACGCTGGAGGAGCCGCCTGCACACGTCATCTTTATCCTGGCTACTACAGAGAAGCATAAGATACTGCCCACCATTCTGAGTCGCTGTCAGATTTATGATTTCGAGCGTATGACGGTGCAGAATACCATTGACCACCTGAAGCACGTGGCTGAGAAGGAAGGTATTGCCTATGAGGACGAGGCGCTGGCCGTGATTGCCGAGAAGGCTGACGGCGGTATGCGTGATGCCCTCTCGATATTCGACCAGGCTGCATCGTTCTGTCAGGGAAACATTACCTATCAGAAGGTGATAGAAGACCTGAACGTGTTGGATTCGGATAATTACTTCCGCATCGTTGACCTGGCTATACAGAATAAGGTGAGCGACATCATGGTGCTCCTGAATAGTGTCATCAATAATGGCTTCGACGGCGGTTTGCTGATACAGGGACTGGCTAAGCACGTAAGGAATGTGCTGATGGCAAAGGATCCGCAAACTCTTCCTCTGTTGGAGGTGAGCGAGAAGGCCAAGCAGCGCTATACGGAACAGGCACAACGGGCTGACACGCGCTTCCTTTACGGTGCGCTGAGATTGATGAACCAATGTGATATCAACTATCGCCAGTCGAGCAACAAACGCTTGCTCGTAGAGCTGACGCTGATAGAGATAGCACAGCTCACGCAACCTGATGAAGGACCTAGTAATGGGCTTAGGCCCAGAAAGTTAAAATCCCTGTTTAAACAATTGATTCAACAGGCGCAACCCAAACAGAAGACGGCTCCACAGGTGGCCGCGGCTGCGCCCGTGATTCAGAAAGAGGCTGATTCGACAAGTACTAAAACACCAAGTGCAACAGGTATGACTGGTGCGCCTGAGCAACCCCAAAAAGCGTCTCAGCGTCCTGCCATCAAGGCATCAAGTCTTGGCATTACGTGGAAGAATCTGCGAGGAGCAGGAAAGCCGCAGAAGATGCAGATTCTGCCTGATGCGGCTAACGTGCAGAATGACGAGCATGAAGAATTCACGCAGGATGAATTGGAACTGCAATGGATGTCGATGTGTAACAGAATGCCTCAGAAGTTCAGTGGTATTGCTACCCGTATGAAGAATATGAATCCAGTGATTCTGCAGATGCCGGATGTAGAGGTGGTGGTGCCTAATCAGATTGCGAAAGATGAGATGGAACAGATCAAGGGGAGCATCCTCAAGACGCTGAAAATCTATCTTCATAATAGTGAGATAACACTCTCGCTTCGAGTGGCAGAGCAGGAGGAACGTGAGGTGATTCTCTCGCGTCGTGAACAGTTTGAACTGATGAGCAGTCAGAACTCTGCCATAGAAAGACTTCGTAAGGCGTTTGACCTGGAGTTGGCGTAA
- a CDS encoding TRL-like family protein: MKKILTFAASAALVASFLCSCATINSGAAIAEKGAIGQKVGEATSNIYLGLWSSQGEQNNIKEAAKNGGITKVSQVEYIDQSILMGLVIKHTTRVYGE, from the coding sequence ATGAAAAAGATCTTAACTTTTGCTGCTTCTGCAGCGCTCGTTGCAAGTTTCCTGTGCAGTTGTGCAACAATTAACTCTGGTGCCGCTATTGCTGAAAAGGGTGCTATCGGCCAGAAAGTTGGTGAGGCAACCTCAAATATATATCTGGGTCTGTGGTCTTCTCAGGGCGAGCAGAACAACATTAAGGAAGCTGCCAAGAATGGCGGTATTACCAAGGTTTCTCAGGTGGAGTATATTGACCAGAGCATCCTTATGGGTCTGGTTATCAAGCATACCACTCGTGTTTACGGTGAGTAA